Below is a genomic region from Triticum dicoccoides isolate Atlit2015 ecotype Zavitan chromosome 5A, WEW_v2.0, whole genome shotgun sequence.
cgtgcgcgtccccGTCGGCGTAGCCCGGTGAGGGCGTGCATCCCCATGGCTGCGGCGACGGAGAACCAACGCCTTGCtggccccagggcgcgtactgggcgtggttGCCGGGTGGGTTCATCATCCCTGCGCGAGTCGCGTCGGCCTCGGCTTGGtccgccgaagccgccgccgccgcacgcgccGTGTTGTCACGGGCCTTCTTGGCGATCGCCCGgttccgccggtcggcggtgaccgcctctcgtcgctgaacttccaccctccactcggtgTTCGTCATGCTCGGtggcttggacggcggcgccctTTGCTTCCTCTGCTTTGGCTGAGCGACGGGGGCGGTCGCGGTTGCCGCAGCGCGGGGGGTgacgtacttcttcggtggcatggcgaCGGAGATGGGCGGGAGGAATGGAGAGAATGGGAGGGAAGTGGGGGAAAAGTGGGATGAAACTGCGGGAAGAGGCGCTCGACTCGTCGACAGGGCGAACCCACGCGATctttcgcttgtgccggcgccccAGGCGCCCTGGGGGCGCCGACACAGCTTcgacccgagccggcgaaaaacgggcttctggagGCGCGACTGGGCTTTTTTTCGGCGTCGGCGCGACAAAAACGCATAGGGATGGCctgttggggacgcggctggagatgcttttACATATAGTTTGGCGAAGGGCGGCGGTTTTatatttatttatgtatttgtgtgtttTAGAGGGCTTCATTGCCAGCAAAGCTCCACATATTATCTTATCTGAAGCACCTGAGACTGGAGTTGGCTTTTTTTGGTGCTCCGAGAAGCAAGAGTGATGTCCACGATTTTTCCTGCCTTCTAATTGCTGCTCCTTTCCTGGAAAAGCTGGAATTTCATGTAAGTCTGCATTTCAAGTCATGAAATGTAATTCCTTTGTTCCATACTGTaagaaacgtcttatattatgggacggagggagtattttggaaAATGTTTGGCTCGTTCCATGAAAATAGAGGGGAAAAGGTATTAAAAATGTACATTTGTAGATGAAGTCATGAACCAACCATTAGCAAATTGAGTACGTACTGTTTCTGGCCTATCACCAGTTATACTTGTGGAATAAACAAGGCGCTATTATATAGCAGTAATCCGATGCCTTTACTGACGATGCTTACAAAGTTCTTCACCTCACAAAGTCTTGTCTTGTCTTGTCTTGTGTTTATAACTGTTGTATTTTATGGATTATCACTAAGCTTAGTGACGCTGCGTAAAAAGTAGTcacattcttctttttcttttacAGATGGTGCTGCGCTGCGAGCATCCAAGGTACACCACCGATCAGGGAGACCTGCGGAGCCTTCCCTCCGAGCCTCACTTCCGCCTCAGGCTGGTCGAAATCACAGGGTTTTACGGCTGGAAGGGTCAGCTGGAGCAGGCGCTTCACATCCTGAGGGACTCTGTCGCGCTCGAGGCGATGAAGATAGATCCGATCCCAGCCCCTGCAGTAGTTGTTGGTTCCGATTTCAGGCTGCTGGGATGTACGGGGTTCACTTCCTTTTCGGCCGGATGGCTACGACGTCGCCCTTGAGTTCCTCTGCGGCGCCGACCATCGCAATGTTGTTCACGTCGCAGAACCTTGAGCTCAAGGAAGCCCTGGAGAAAAATGTATCTCTCTCTCACATACACGCACGCCGCAACTTCCTCTGGACGAGGCGGCCGAATTAAGCCATATTTTGATGGATCGGCAGCGTGGTGCCATGCTAGCAGGCAAGATGGCGAGCAGACATATATCATTCAAGGAAGACAAGATAAGGCATGGCATGGGTTGCCACTTGCTGTTGATAATGAGGTGTGCGCCCTGTTCACTGGATCCACCACCATTCATATCTGGCATGATAGAGTTGAGGGCAATGCGCCCATGATGATTTTCCTGCAAATACAGCACACGATATGTGCCCGTGATGAATAATTTGTAGGGACCGAACTAATCCGGCTGATGGGACTGGCTATTCCGGCTCATACTTAGTTAATTCTGCTCCTTCTCACCGTAGCTAATGTACTCCACACATGTTCACGTCCAAGAGGCGTTCATGTATCACACGTATCGTATGTACCCCATCATTTTGGCATCGACAACTCGCTTTCTTCTTGTCGACTAAACGCTACTTGCACATCTGAAACACAAACAGATTCTCCCCAGCCTTCTGTACTTAGGTTTCTGGGCTAGTCCCCATGCATACTGCAAAGTCTTTACAGCGCGTTTGGCAATATTTGGGAAGGGGAATGTGAGTTTATAGTAGAGAGTTGTATTgagactagtcaatgtgtacgtgcaatgcacattaatttggaagtatattaagtgtatgcagatattaagtaggatattatttgcgtgttattatgtgattagcactatatttggcatgaaattaattacacgctaaacgtgttgagctctCGAGATTGAAGCAGTATAGGTCGTTGGATTGAAATGATCTaatggccgagattaattggatcgGCCCatgtgggtctttttatattggtatagatatagattagaCATGGGATGAGACGTTTTATTCTCAATCCTCTGTTTGACACATAATTCGaagaaattgtattcctttgtttgTTTTATGAGAATTGATGAGGGACTAGACATGGAAAGTTAACATAAGTTATAATTTAGAGTTAAGATTGACTCACTAAAACAATTTTCTTTCAATTCCCATCCGCTCCTCTGTTAATAAAACGGTGCAGCTTATTGTGAGAGAACAGGGGAAGGTGGATGGGGTTGTATAGCTAGAGATTCAGAGGGAGATGTTTTGTTTGCTGCAGCCGGGAAATTGGAAGGACTTGCAGAGGCTAttcatgcggaagcgttagcattgACGAAGGCTGTTTCACTTGATTGCCTCGCGCTCAAGCAGGCTGTGGTGTCTACTTCTCTTGACAGAGCTAGTCTGGGGGTTCTTTCCCGTGAGATTAAGCATCTATTGCAGTTGGGTTTCTTAGAAACCAGAGTGGAGTTTTGTCCACGTATGTGTAATGAACCGGGCTCACAAGCTGGCCAGTTTGGGTGCACGGTGTTTAGGTGAGAACCACCAAGTGTGGACCTCCAATTTCCCCTCTAACGTAATCGGTGCTGTGGCCGGCGATTTATCCGCGACCACTAGCTAATGGAATGCTTGGTGTTCCtcatcaaaaaaaaataaaaaattctcATGCCTATTTCCTTTCGAAGTTCCCAATCCTATGAACCAAACACGCTATtaaagcatggttaataatacagtcAACGGTGggctataagaagttgccatgccATCTACAACCAATCTCTTAGCCAGCATGTACAATAGTAAGTTTTAAATatgtactagtttatcaatagttgaCCCACTTTACATCCTCACAACGTGTCTTGGGTCTCGTGTTGTAGCTGGCTACTAACTAAGAGCCCGCTTtttttctctttcctccaactaagcacaaATATATTATTAgtattccttatagcctgcttatgttaccctattgtacttgctcttagagAAAAGTATATTTTTTATCCCTTAACTTTTGGTGgagtctagatttggtccctcaatTTTAAAATCAGGCAACTTGCACCCCCAACTACCGAAATCGGACAAGTTTCGTCCCTGGACTCTATTTTGACCGGTTTTGCTACTGACTCAAATCCCTTTATTTTTTCCAAACCCACCTACTTTTTTCAAGTTTACGttttttttttcttaaattcatgtaTTTTTTCAAATCCAAGCATACCTTTTCCAAATCGATGTACTTTCATCAAGTTCGCGTAATTTTTTCAAATTCACATACTTTCATCCAAATCCGCATAGTACTTTtggaaaaaaaatatgaatttaaATAAGTACGTGAACTAGAATAAAAGTATGCAAATTTGGAAAAAATATGCGAACTTAAAAAATGTATGCAGTTTTGTAGAAAATATGTGAATTTCAAGAAAGTACACGAACTAGAATAAAAGTACATgaaattaaaaatatatatatgaaCTTGAAAAATGCACGCGGTTTTGTAGAAAAATACGTGAATTTCAGAAAAGTAGGCGAACATGAAAACATTACACGAATATTGAAAAATACGCGAACCTGGGAAAGGTACATGGATTTTAGAAGTACATGAATTTttgaaaagttcatggatttgaaacagTACAAGGAGTTGAAAAATTACACGAATTTGAAATAATTGCACACTGGAAAAAgtacatgaatttgagaaaggtttataGATATAAAAAAACGATTTTGAATAAAGTACACGGATTTGGAAGAGtaaatatatatgaaaaatgtacgTGAATTTCAAAAAAAGGTTCATTGATTTGAAAAAAAACTACACGGATTTGAGTCAGCATCGGTCAAAACCGGGGCGAGTCAGcaccaaaaccggtcaaaaccAAGACCAGGGACGAATCTTGTCCGTTTTCAATAGTTGAGAATGCAAGTTGTCCGGTTTTAAAGTTAAGGAACCAAATTTAGACTTGGCCAAGAGTTAAAGGACGAAATGTATACTTTCTCAAGTCTTTAACATAGTAGACGGTCCGTTGGATCTCCAATCCGATGGCCCAGGTGCTCCTGAAGCATGGGGCATATAAGCTCTCGGAGCACCGCATCGCCAGCCACCTCAAACAGTTAAACTTCTTGGCCTACTCCGCCACCAGAAACCACATCATGGAGCTCATCATCCTTGAGATCAAGAAGGGATTGAGTGGACCGTGACCAAGGAAACACACGTCGATCGAGGGCCTCACACGTACCCTTTATTTTTCCTTCTCATTGTCAATTCTCTCCCCACCCTGGAATATACTAAGTTGGGTTCAAATAGTTGCATGACTTTTCCATTTCTTATCCACGCCATGCGTACAAAAACAATTACCATATGTAAACATATCTATTTATAGAGATCCCTATGTTTTATGATACATTTCGTGAAAAGTAATGACCCACATCACATAACCACCTGCACAAAATCGCATAAAACCATATGTTTTACACCCTGCCAAAACATAAAAACTTGGCATGTGGCATTCAATAAAATCAGCAAATACAATTACTCAAAAAATGCTTGCACTTGTATTTTGTGGAATCTTTCAAATCCATGGGTATATTTAACCAAAAACCATCCAAACAATAGCTGTCCATGGAAAACACCACTTGTGAtgtaaaaaaaataaagaaaggaaAAATACCACTTGTGCAAATAAAGAAGCCAATTGCCAATTTTCCTGGAACCTTCCTTCCTGGCGGCTCCAAACTCCTCTCCTCTCCAGCGCAAACATCCCTCTCCCCCGCTCCCTTTCCTCTTCTACTTCTTGGCCGGACGGACggacacccacccacccacccgagcCAGGTACCCATCCATCCGACCATTCTTATTTATTCGCGTCCGCGAGATCGAAATCCGCTAGCTTTCACCGGAATCTGTGAGTGTTTTCTCTCTCTCCATCGATTTTGTGTGTTCCTCATGGAGTCCAGCCGGCGCAGATTGGTATAATCTGTGACGGAATAGAGGGTGGGCGGGCGAAATTCTCGCATTCTTCCGCCCGATTCGGGTGTAGGATTCTCGAAATTGGTCCTGTTCAAGCAAATGCACCGGAGGGGTGGGTGTGGGTGTGGGGGGGTGTTCATTTATCTTGTGTACGCCTCTAGGGTGTGGAGCAATCTGGTACTATGACGCAGTTTCTAGGTAAGATGATTCGTATTGAAGGCCCCCGATTATTTGCTCACGGAGGGGAAAAAACTGAATGTCATGCCGCCGTTAGGAAATTAGGATGTTTTCGTTGGCAGTGAAGATATGGGGACACGGGCGGCATGATGCCGTGATTTCACAACCTGTACTTGAGAAGAAATGCATTGTCTAGCTTGCTCACCAGTCGGAGTATGGTCCGGCATAGATCCTGTGTGGTGTTTGAttgaatattactccctccgtccggaatcggacgctcaaacggatgtatctagacgtatttcagtgctagatacatccggttTGAGCGTCAACTGATTCAGGACGGAGGAAGTGTGTGCTTGTATGAATGCTTGCAATTTCAGATGATTTTCTTTTTAGGACCTGGGTTACTGTTTCGATCGGCTGACACTTTGCTCATGTTCAGATTGTCCTGCAAAAATACTGCATTTTATGATCGGAGAACTTGCGGGGAGCTCCTAGAAGAAGAGCCAAGTTGATCCTGCAAAATTGGATAGCTGGTCCGGCAGGGCTGGCTTCAGAAGATCAGCCACGGCTCTAAGGAAAGCAACCCGTGTTACACTAAGAAGGGGAAGACAATGTGTCCATCGCTTTCCTAAGTTTCTGCTTGCATCGCCTTCTTTCCACGGTGGCCGTGGTGCCCTCCCATCTGCAGGGGGGCATCCTTCTGATCTCACCTAccttgctggtggtggtgctgctgcaCAAGTCTGAAGTAGGCCTTTAGCATTATAGTTAGTTCAGTTAGTAGTCCATAATAATAAGAATTGTAAGTATGGTGTCAGCCACCAAACTAGAAGGTGGATATTGTTTTCACAGCAAGAACTCTCCTCTGGATCAACCTGAAGGTAAACAAAAATGCTTTGAACTTCCAAATGTTTGTCTCATTTAGAAATGACTGTATAATATTCTTTAATCCTATAATCATGAATTTCTTCTTTGGCCTGTCTAAAACCATAATTGTCCTATACACTGTTCTGGCACCAAAAACGTTATCCTCTACTATTTTCTGGCACCAAAAACAAAACCAAAAAGGATGAGCTAGTGTATGTAAACTTATCCGTTTGTTTTTCCACATATTTGAACTCTCTGCCGAGTTAGATAGCTATGTTATAGTTGAATTAATGATATGCGCCTGCTTGATGCTACAATTGCAGTTTGGAATACTGCAGTATCCCTAGATAATTTTAGGCAAGCACTTTCTTAGTTTCCTTTTACCAAACCTAGCTGTGTACTCGCCTTTAACCCTTTAAAATAACAGCACATGTTCAGTTATATATTATTGTGGCATTGTAATATTCATACATTTCTCTTTGATATTCAGGTGTGAAGATACATCTTTACCGTCTTGGTATAGAACAGCGTGAACACGATGCCCTCAAAAGCTTTGCATATGCTGGTCAAGGCAGCCCAAGTTTACTTGATACACTCATTCTTTCTCAGGTTTGTATTACCTGAGAGTTCACACAAACTTTATGAGTTCTCATGGCACCATTTTTTATAGATGATTTTTTTTGTAACAGTGGGAGAACTTTGCCCAGAAGGGCCACATGGGATATGATGTTACTGCTTGTGAACTTAAGNNNNNNNNNNNNNNNNNNNNNNNNNNNNNNNNNNNNNNNNNNNNNNNNNNNNNNNNNNNNNNNNNNNNNNNNNNNNNNNNNNNNNNNNNNNNNNNNNNNNNNNNNNNNNNNNNNNNNNNNNNNNNNNNNNNNNNNNNNNNNNNNNNNNNNNNNNNNNNNNNNNNNNNNNNNNNNNNNNNNNNNNNNNNNNNNNNNNNNNNNNNNNNNNNNNNNNNNNNNNNNNNNNNNNNNNNNNNNNNNNNNNNNNNNNNNNNNNNNNNNNNNNNNNNNNNNNNNNNNNNNNNNNNNNNNNNNNNNNNNNNNNNNNNNNNNNNNNNNNNNNNNNNNNNNNNNNNNNNNNNNNNNNNNNNNNNNNNNNNNNNNNNNNNNNNNNNNNNAGTAACTTTAAATGTTTGCTTGTGCACGTTGGATTCCGATACCCAATCTAAAAACACAAAGCCAGAGATGTGAAAATATAGGCTTATACATTTTATACTTAACCTATTCCCTTCCCCAGTTTCCACAATCAAACTGCAGAGTTACCCAATCTAAAAACACAAAGCCAGAGGAATGGGAAAGATTTGATAAATACTAGTGGCTGCCACTTATAGTTATCCACATGTTAAAGCACATAACTATTCCATCTTAGGTGGCAGAAGTTTAACTTTCATGAAATGTTGCGATTCTAGATGTGTAAGCAACCAACCAACAGTTTTTTTTCTGCCAGACATACCGTTGACAATCTGTCAAACTTATATTCCCTTTTAAAAAGCTTATTAAGCCATCAATCCTGTTAATGATATGCCCTGAGCTTGACTGAAATAATTGGTTTTGAATGGTTGTACAGGTCATTGAAGGTCAAAGGGATTTTGTTATTCAGATGAATGATAAATGGAGTACATTTCCCCTCAAGAAACATGACAAGTTCGGCCATCCTTTTGGATGCTTGAAGCCAAATTCTGCTAAAAGCTATGAGGAATTACTTTTGTGCATTGCAGAAGGAGAAGATACTGAACCGGAGGTTGTTCCTTCAACTACACCCCCAAACAATGGGGTACTGCTGATTGCGAATGTACGCACCTTCAAATGACCCCTAACCCCTCCCCAACCCTCTGTGAATGTGAATATAGATACAAGTGCTAGTTGCCATCTGCATCATGTTTTTCCATTTCTGATGGACATCTTTTCCTGAAGGCATATCCTGTTGAATATGGTCACATTTTCTTGGTCCCAAATTCAACTAATCAGCTATCTTCCTTTTGGGATAAAAGGATGTTTGGGCTGATTACAAAGATTGCCTCTGAAGTAAACAGTACAGCGTTCCGGGTTTTCTTTGATGATGGTACATCTATTGTGCCAAAGCACATGTTTTTTCAGGTAATACCGTCTAGTTCTAGTGCTTAATGTTTTGAACTTACTCCAAGTACTCCCCCTGTCCTGAATTACTTGTCGTATAAATGAATGTATCGAGACCTATTTTTAGTTCTGCATACATCCATTTCTATCCATTTTTGTGACAAAGtaatttgggatggagggagtacattattATTCACCTGCCATCTGCTGTACAGACCTGTCTAACCAATATAATGGGAGTAATCATTGAGTTGTCTGGTGGTCTGATCTTCACTAAGCATTCGACTATAGGCATGCACTTTGTGCTGTAATGCATTGTCACCGGCTTACAGCATACTTCGTACTTTAATTGCTTCTAACCTTTTACTTTAATATGCCATGATGAGTAAGATTTTAAAGGGAAGATTGATCCATGTTTTATTGTTTTATTATTAATGAATCAAAATAAGTGAGTAGAATTTTTTCCATAATAAGATATTGCTAAGATACTAGAATTACCAGTTTGCAGTGGATGCTTAAGGAGAatctcatggtgttatttttgctaATTATTACAGGCCTGTTACTTTGCTAATCCTTTACCAGTGGAGTCTGCCTCAACTGTTGCATTATATGATGGGGCAACCAGATCAGGCATTTGTGTGTCTGAAATAGTTGATTACCCTCTAAAAGCACTTGTGTTCACC
It encodes:
- the LOC119299042 gene encoding GDP-L-galactose phosphorylase 1-like; its protein translation is MVSATKLEGGYCFHSKNSPLDQPEGVKIHLYRLGIEQREHDALKSFAYAGQGSPSLLDTLILSQWENFAQKGHMGYDVTACELKVIEGQRDFVIQMNDKWSTFPLKKHDKFGHPFGCLKPNSAKSYEELLLCIAEGEDTEPEVVPSTTPPNNGVLLIANAYPVEYGHIFLVPNSTNQLSSFWDKRMFGLITKIASEVNSTAFRVFFDDGTSIVPKHMFFQACYFANPLPVESASTVALYDGATRSGICVSEIVDYPLKALVFTSTNVNALVDVVSEACLALHEKNTVHSLMMSNNGRNVFLFPQVKNLVTGCYLSAWECCGYFVYHTKVDFDRASETGISNRMASFSFQDGEFEDLKKLCCAIADDLVT